The genome window ATCGTTGTGACAACAGCTTCGAACACTTTATTTATGATGACCTAAAGTTCCACCTTCCTTTGCGTGCAAGCAATATCGTAGTCAACTATGACAAGGATAAAATCATCCAGAATATTGAGGTAGGCAACCAGATGTGGCAGCTTGAACATGGCGACCGCTACAAGGGTAGCACTGCCGCCGCCGGGCCGATCAACGGCATCATGCGCAAGGTCATCGGCGACATGAAGGAAAATCAGGCCGACGTTTACATCATGGGTCACTGGCACGCCTATGCGGACGCACGCTTCAAGGGATTTGACAATAAGATGGTCAATGTCATGATCGTCCCGAGCGTTGTCGGACCGGGCGAATTCTCTGCAATCAATATTCATGAATTTTATCCACCAGAAACGATCATTATGATTTCTGATGGTAACAAGATCACCGCTAAAACAACACTGCTACTAAATGACATCGTGGAGTAACAATGGCTACAGTCGATTCATATAACCCGTATGTATTCGACGAGGTCAAGAAATTGCTGGAATCAAAGTATTCCGGCAATTCTTCCTTCGACAATACAACTATAATTCTGGGATCGAACGTATGCCCGGTTACTCCTGAAGAATACCGTGCGACCCATCCCGGCCAGAAAATCATCGTATACAACATGGAGCAGCTGTTCCGTGGAAGCTATTGGGTAAACGACAAGACTATGCATTGGTTCGTATGTGCCGACGAGGTGTGGGACTATGACATCGAAAACGTACAGTTCTTTAAGGCACACGGGATAAAGGCGTTCTATCGTCCGATGGAATATAACGAATGCATGCTGTATGGACTGCCTACGGTCAAGAAGGACATCGATGTACTTTTCTACGGCGGCCTGACGGATCGACGCATGAAAATCCTCCAATCGTGGATCCAGCTAAGCCAGCACCATGCAACGACTGTAATCGCTACCGGAATAAAAGGAACCCAGTTGGCTGAATACGTCATGCGTTCCAAGATAGTCCTTAACCTGCATGCCTACCCAAACATAGCACGGCAGGAACAGGTCCGCATGTTTACGCCGGTAATCAACGGAATATGCGTAGTATCAGAGAAAAGCAACTACAACGAGTTCGGACAGTCAATTGTAGAATCAAGCACAAAGGGAATCAACCTATCGTTGAAGAACCTATTGAAAAGCGGTGAATGGATGAAGGTTGCAGCCAATGCACCTTTAGCTTACAAGGCCCATTGCGGCACACGACAAGTGTAATGTATTCCTGAAATAGCAACGTGCTTGCGTTTAAGTATAAAAAAGGCCGGGAATATCCCGGCCTTTCAATGTTGATACACTTCGCACTACTTACTGCGCTTATTCGGCGCACAGAATACACAGAAACGATTGCCAGCCTGATCTACCTTTGAAATCTTGCCACCGGTAAGGTTTGCCTCCATTTCCTCACGGATTCGATCCATCACATCGGCAGAATGAGCCATCTGGCGTCCACGGAAATCGATAGTGAAGCGAACCGGGTGGCCACCTTCCATGAATTCATTGGCCTGCTTCAGCATGCGCATACGGTCGTTCTTGGACGAATCAGACGTATCAGTCGTATACTTGATTTCCTTCTCCTCGGAAGCCTTCGCAGCGGCACGATTCTTCTTGTCACGGTCCTTGATCGCCTTCTTCTGTTCATAAATGTACTTGTTCAAGTCGCCAAGCTTGCCAATGGGCGGGTCGATCTTGTTATTCACTGCAATCAAGTCAAGAGACCTGTCCGCAGCCATCTGTCTGGCCTCGGCTGTACTGATCACGCCGACTGAATTTCCGTTTTCATCAGTCAATCGTACGGTAGGCGCAGTGATCGTATACTGGGCACGTTCGCTGTCCTTCTCCTGTTGGTACTGGTTGCTCACCCCACGATTGAACTTTCTGGGCTCGTACTTTTTCATGGTATAGGTATCCAGCTTGCCCGGTACCTCGACAAGCTCCATGCCACGCTCACGAGCATAGGTCTTGGCCATCCCCGTCTTCATACGTCCCTGATCAACGCCGTTTTCATCAATCAGCGTAATGACAGATGCACTGATATAGCTCATTCTGATCTCCTTACATCAATACGTGCAATTCCTTGGCTGCACGAGTGAATGCTGTGTATTTAAGTTTGTTTCTAAGTTCGTCCTCGGGAATGCGGTTGATATTCTTCTCGATGACAAATACATTTTCAATGGTACTGCCCTGCGCCTTGTGTGCTGTCAGGGCATAGATATATCCGACGAACAGGAAGAAATGCTTGAATCTGGTATAGTCTCGCCAAGCCTCTTTAGGAGTATACAGACGGCTGCCTGAATGTCCCTTCATTTCAAGCTTGCGCTTGGCTTCGGTGGCAAGCATCTCACGCCGGGCATAGTATTCATTCATCCCTTCCTGAGAGACAATATATGCGACCGACTTGACCCGATTGCGCTTAGACACATTTTCTACTTCAACCTTGTAGCACTTTATGCCATACGACGGGTCTTCACAAAGTTCACACGACTTGATGACAAGGTGTTCCTCGATCGTGTAGACCATCTTGAAAATGGTTGATTTGCCAACAACCACGTCATTCCCATACGTCCTTACGACACGCACCTCTTCCCCTACCTCGTATTCCATAGTCGTATTCGGGTACAGCGCTTCTCGCACCTTCAGATTGATAGCATCAACTGCGGCGTTGGTCCATGCCACAGCCATGGCATAATTGGTATCAAGCTTGAATTTTTCCGACGTAAAGTATCCGATCATCGTCTCCATGAACTCGTTTGTACGCTCGTGGAAGAATATTCCAGTACCATCCACGGCGACGGACGTTTCATGCGAAAATAGGTCTACAGGCGACAGCATATTGGCTCGCATGGCAGTGACAACGCCAAGGATCGGGTTGTCCTCAGCCGTTCGCATGACCTGAGTCAGTTCAACCTGCAACGGCAGCTGGAAGATGATGGACTCCAATATACCAGAATTAGCATCGTCAACAGGAGGTATCTGGCACCGGTCGCCGACATAGATCACCTTGATCGTTGTAAATATCTGCAGCTGCTTCTGGATCTCGTTAAGCAAGGCGACTGACACCATGGAGGCTTCATCTACTACAACCACGTCATATTCGGCAAGATGGCCCTCATTTTCACGTTTTAACTTAGGCCTACCGTCGTCGAAATCCTGTAAAACAAGGCCAAGAAGCGAGTAAATCGTACTATCGAACGCACGTCCTGTACGGTCAGCAATGACCTCGACAGCCTTGTTCGTCGGTGCGGTACATACATATGCAGGCCGACGATGCGCAGGAATCTGGTCAAACTCATCGAGCAAGACATTGATCAACGATGTCTTACCAGTGCCGGCGGCACCATAAAGTACCATCTGACGACGGTCAGGCATATGTAAAAATTTATTAATAAAATCAAGCGCTGCCACTTGATCCTGATTCAAATCTTCTCGGGTAAGACGGTTCATGCCATTGAATATAACAAATCAGTCTCAAGTTGTCAAGGGGTAAAAGAAAATGCCACCATCAATACGATGGCGGCATTTGTATATGAATATGATTTATTCGGCCAATCCACCCCAGTCCACAGGGATCTGATTTAGTTCAGCTCTTCCGGATTCTGTATTGGTACCAGCATCTGTGAAACATCTGAAATAATCTGTTACTTTACCTGTTGATGAAGCTTGTTGATATAAATCTAACATACCAGATTGAATATTTTTACATTCTTCAAACATAGAATACATCTCAGTAACATTACTTGTATCAAATAATGGTACATTAGTCAATGAAGTACAGCCATTGAACATAGAAGACATATCATTAACCTTACTTGTATTAAATAATGGAACAGATGTTAATGAAGTACATCCATAGAACATATAAGACATAATAGTAACACTGCTTGTATCTCCAGCAGCAATAATCTGTATGTTTTTATCTAAATTTTCTGTTAATTTCATACCAAATTTATTTGACCAGTTAGTAACATTACAAGTCCAGTCCCAGTCATTAAATTCAGAATCTGTTACTTTAGTCCAAGTACCACCGTTTT of Fibrobacter sp. contains these proteins:
- a CDS encoding AAA family ATPase encodes the protein MNRLTREDLNQDQVAALDFINKFLHMPDRRQMVLYGAAGTGKTSLINVLLDEFDQIPAHRRPAYVCTAPTNKAVEVIADRTGRAFDSTIYSLLGLVLQDFDDGRPKLKRENEGHLAEYDVVVVDEASMVSVALLNEIQKQLQIFTTIKVIYVGDRCQIPPVDDANSGILESIIFQLPLQVELTQVMRTAEDNPILGVVTAMRANMLSPVDLFSHETSVAVDGTGIFFHERTNEFMETMIGYFTSEKFKLDTNYAMAVAWTNAAVDAINLKVREALYPNTTMEYEVGEEVRVVRTYGNDVVVGKSTIFKMVYTIEEHLVIKSCELCEDPSYGIKCYKVEVENVSKRNRVKSVAYIVSQEGMNEYYARREMLATEAKRKLEMKGHSGSRLYTPKEAWRDYTRFKHFFLFVGYIYALTAHKAQGSTIENVFVIEKNINRIPEDELRNKLKYTAFTRAAKELHVLM
- the infC gene encoding translation initiation factor IF-3 is translated as MSYISASVITLIDENGVDQGRMKTGMAKTYARERGMELVEVPGKLDTYTMKKYEPRKFNRGVSNQYQQEKDSERAQYTITAPTVRLTDENGNSVGVISTAEARQMAADRSLDLIAVNNKIDPPIGKLGDLNKYIYEQKKAIKDRDKKNRAAAKASEEKEIKYTTDTSDSSKNDRMRMLKQANEFMEGGHPVRFTIDFRGRQMAHSADVMDRIREEMEANLTGGKISKVDQAGNRFCVFCAPNKRSK